Genomic segment of Umezawaea sp. Da 62-37:
CCGCTCTTGACCACCTTGTCGCCGAGTTCCGGCTCACCGATCTGCGTGACGGCGACGTCGAGCCCCATGGCGTTGACGTCGTAGCCGCGGTCCTCGATGGACGCGATCGCGCAGTCGCCCGCCTTGCCGAGGTAGGAGCGGACCAGCCTGCCCAGGCGGTTGCGGTCGACGCGGTTGTCGTCGTGCCTGCCGGGCTGCACCACGTCCTCGCCCAGGGCGCCGCCGGGTCCGTGCAGCACGTGCCAGTTGCTCAGCACGTACGGCGTCCCGTCGGCCCGGTCGTAGACGACGCAGCCGATGGTGCCCGCGCTCACCCCGACGTGCCCGACGCTCGCCCCCGGCGCGATGGGGTCGGCGCGGACCTTGCGGTCCACCGCCGCGGCCTCGGACACCACGCGGAAGTCCGCCCTGTACTGGCGTTGCAGGACGTCCGTCGGCACCTCGAACCCGTCCACCACGATCACGGCGGGCAGCGCGGTCGTCCCCAGCGCCTCCAGTTCCTCCGGCTGCGCCTTGCGCCGCACGGTGAACTGGACCGAGATCTCCTTGGTGGCCCTGCCGTCCCGCTCCTTGTACCCGACGCCGATCGACGACACGTTGTCGTCCCGCAGGTAGTCCGAGCCCCTGGCCCGGATGAACCGGCGCAACGAGGCCAGCAGCTCCCCGGTTCCCGGAGCGGCCTTCCCGGATTCCCTGCCGGCCATCGGAACCACTTCCCCCGCGCGGACGCCGAACTTCGGATCACCTGGCTGTCGCCCGGTGTCCGACCGGTGTTACCGCAGGCCGGAGGCCCTCACTCGAACAGCCGAGCCGCCACGAGGGGGCGCTGGGTGGTGGGTGAGCTGACGGAACTGTTGACGCTCCACCGGTACCGGGTGAACCCGCCGGTGACGTCGGACGCGTAGAACACCATGTGCCCGTACCCGGCCCCGTGGTGCTGCTCGTCCCCGTTCACGATCCGGCTGTCCGGGAACGAGGAGTAGTCGCCGAGGCCGAACACCCCGTGCGGCTCGGACGTGCAGTCCACGACCTCCACCGCGTGCTGCGTCTCGCCGGGGTAGGTCAACCCCTGGTCGTAGCCGCCCTTCACCCCGCGCACCATCAGGACGTGCCCGGTGTTGCCACCGCCGCTGCCCCGGAAGTCGATCGCCACCAGGTCGCCGGGTCGCAGGTCCTCGACCTTCGGGACCTCCTCGAAGTGCGGCACGCCCCCGCCCGCGAACCCGGCCCGGTAGTCCCGCGCGTACGGACTGCGCGACCCGAAGTGCTCCGTGAGGAACGGTCCCGTCGCCCACTCCGGGTACGACCGCTTCAGCACGGCGGTCACGAACGACGCGCACTGGCTCCGGTTCACCCAGCCGTCGGGCTGCCCCGGCTCCCCCCACCGCACCACGTTGCGCTGCGCCGCGTCCTTGTACACGTTGTTCGCGGGCGTCATGTTGTCCACCAGCTGCTCGGCCAGCACCAGGTGTCGAGGTGCCACGAGCCCGGTCACGGCGCCGTCGAGAGTTGCCCGAGTGCTTCCCATGGGCGGAACGATAAGCGGCCGACTAGCGTGACCCGGCCGCTGGGGGCCGCCCAACGCCGACTTCGATCACTTCACTGGTGTTCAGTGAAGTGTCACCACCTGCGGACGCATACCCCGAAGGGGGGAACGTACCGCCATACAGGTAGGGTTTGCAGCCAGATTGCGCGGCGGTTCCGCGGATCGAAAACCACCCGTCCGAAGATCGTGGACGGTCCCCATCGCCTTCAGTCGAGTCACTGAAGTTCACCGAAAGGCTCAGCGCTGTGCCGCACGACCGGCCGTCACCAGCACTGGCGCACCGCCTCAGGGCGCTGCGCGCGGAGAGCTGGCCAGGGGTCGCCATCACCCAGAAGCAGCTCGCCACGGCCTTCGGCGCCAGCTCGCCCCTGCTGTCCTCGTGGGAGGCGGGCAAGGTGCCGCCGCCCGCCAGGCTGGCCGCCTACGCCACGTTCTTCGCGACCCGGCGGTCGATCGAGGCCGAGCCCTACCGGGTCCCCGACCCCTCGGAGCTGACCGCCGAGGAGAACGCCGTCCGCGAGCACCTGATCGGGGAACTGGCGGAACTCGCGGACTCCGGCACCCCCGGCCGCGGGTTCTGGTACTTCCCGGACCGGTACGACATCACCATCGTCGTGGCCCAGCTGACCGAGGAGCAGATGCCCCTCACCCCGTACACCGACCCGGCGAGCCCGGACCACGTGGAGCTCTACACCTACGCGGACCTCGACTCGCTGATCGAGCTGCACGGCCACATCCGGTCGGTCAACCCCGACAGCCAGGTCCACTTCCGCACCGCGACCTCGCTCTCGCCCGACGACTACACCACCCACCTGGTGCTGCTCGGCGGGGTGGACTGGAACGTCGTGACCACGGACGTCGTCGACCGCGTCGACCTCCCGGTGAACCAGGCCGAACGCCCGGACGTGTCCGACGCAGGCGGCTTCGAGGTCATCGAGGACGGGCGGTCCAGGGTCGTCGAACCGCTGGTGGTGCGGGGCAAGCTCATCCAGGACGTGGCGCAGTTCTACCGGGGCGTCAACCCGTACAACAGGAAGCGCACGGTCACCATCTGCAACGGCCAGTACGGCCGGGGCACGCTCGGCGCGGTCCGGGCGCTGACCGACTCGAAGTTCCGCGACCGCAACGAGGCGTACCTCAGGTCGCGCTTCGCGGGCCACGACGCCTACAGCGTCATCACCCGCGTCACCATCGTGAACGGCCAGGTCGTCACACCGGACTGGACCTCACCCGAGAACGTTCTCTTCGAATGGCCGGAGGGCCAGGGGTGACCCCACCGATCGACGCGAGCCACCACAGCTCGCACCGGCAGTTGCTGACGACCGTGGGCGGTTCCGCGTCCAGGCTGGACGCGATCATCGTGCCGACCAACCGCACACCCGACCACCTGGACGCCGCGATGGACCTCGCCCGCGAGCTGAGGTGCACGCTCCTCCTGCTGTGCAGCCAGAACGCGTCGGTCGGGCTGTCGGAGTCGCTGGCCGCCCAGCGCGGCGTCGACCTGATCGCGGTCGACGTCGACCGGCTGCCCGACGACCTGATGCCCGCGTTCCGGACGTCCGCGCTGCTGCTCGCGAACGGCTTCGAGCGCCGGACGGACACCAGCCTGAAGCGCAACCTCGGACTGCTGTTCGCGCGGGCCGCGGGGTGGCAGCGGGTGGTGTTCCTCGACGACGACATCAAGGTGCCCAGCCCGTCGGACCTCGGGGTGGCCGCGGGCCTGGCCGACAGCTACGCGGGTGTCGGCCTCGCCATCGGCGGGTTCGAGGACAACTCGGTGGTGTGCCACGCCCTGCGCGAGGTCGGCGCGTTCCAGGACACGTTCATCGGCGGCGGCGCGCTGGCGATCGGCGCGCACTCGATGACGTCGTTCTTCCCCAACGTCTACAACGAGGACTGGTTCTTCCTGCTCGACGACGACGGCCTGCGCCGCACGGCGATGACCGGCGTGGCGGAGCAGGAGGAGTACGACCCGTTCGCCGATCCGGCGCGGGCGCGCACCGAGGAGTTCGGCGACTGCCTCGCCGAGGGCTTGTTCGCCCTGTTCGACGACGGCAGGGGGATCCGGGACGCCGACGTCGACTACTGGGACAGCTTCCTGCGGAGCCGCCACCGGCTGATCGTCGAGGTCCTGGGCAAGGTGGCGGACCCCGTGCGCGGTCGGGAGAGGACGCGGCGGATGACCGCGTCGCTGTCCGCCGCGCGCGACCGGTGTCTCCGCATCGCGCCGCGCCTGTGCGTCGACTACCTGGCCGCGCTGGCCGAGGACCGCATCGTCTGGCACACGTTCGTGCGCCTCCAGCCCGTGCTGGACGGGCCGGAGGCCGCGATGGCCGCCCTCGGACTGGTGGGGGCACACCGACAGCATCCGTCGAACCCCTTCGTCGTGGAGGTCGGCGGTCGTGCCGGAGTGCACGACCTCGCCCGCGTCTAGGACCTGTTCCCGGATCTCGTTCGACGGGAGTCGTGCCCGAGGTCAGGTCCGCTTCCCGGCGGACCCGCAGGCGGGTGATGTCCTCGCCGTCGGGCACGACGGTCCCGCGGCGCGGGGTCGGCGTGGTGCAGGACGCCGGTTCAGGGGCCCCGACCGCGTGGAAGCCCTCTCCGCAGTGGATCCCGAAGCCGGGGGAACCGAGGTGACCGGGGGTGTGCCGCTCGTCGCGTTCACGTGGCGAGATGCCCGTCCCCGCCCCGGATCGGGCCACTAGGCTCGACGTGTGTCCGGTCGACCGGACGCTCGGCGGAGCCTGGAGGAAGCGCATGACGTTCACCGAGGGGCGGCAGAAGTGGCTGACCGTCGCCGAAGAGCTGGCGACGGCGCTGCGCGTGGACGCCGCCGAGCGCGATCGCCTCGGCGAGCCCCCGGTGCGGGAACTGGAACTGCTCCGGCAGTCCGGCCTGCTGACGATCACCGACTGGTCGACGCAACAGGCGGTCACCAGGGTGGTCGGCGCCGCGGACGCGAACATCGGGCACCTGCTCGGCTACCACTACCTGCAGATCTGGCGCACCGGCCTGTTCGACAAGCCGTTCGAGCCGGGGGAGAACCAGTTCTGGGCGGGCGTCAGCAACCCCCTGGACGCCGCGCTCTCGCTGACCCCCACCGAGGACGGGTTCGTCGTCGACGGCCGCAAGACGTTCGCCACCGGCGCGGCGCTCGCGGACCGGCTGGTGGTCAGCGCGACCCGCACGGACACCGGCGAGAAGCTCACGTTCCTGGTCGACGGCGGCACCCCCGGCATCAGCCCCTCCGGTGACTGGAACAACATGGGCCAGCGGCTCACCGCGAGCGGCGGCGTCGTGTTCGAGCAGGTCCCCGTCTCCGCGGCCGACGTGCTCGGCAGGCAGCCCGACGACGAGACCTCGCCCAGGCTGTCGCTGGCCGCGCTCGGCTTCCAGCTCGTCCTGTCGCAGCTGCACGTGGCCATCGCCGAGGGCGCGCTGGCCGAGGCCGCGCGCTACACCCGGTCGACGACCCGCCCGTGGTTCCTCAGCGGCGTCGACAGCGCGACCGACGACCCGTACGTGCTCGGCGCCTACGGCGAGCTCGTCGCCCAGGTCGAGGCGGCCGGGCTGCTGGCCGACCACGCCTCCGACGCGCTGTTCGCGGCCTCCGAGCAGGGCGCGACGCTGACCGTCGAACAGCGCGCGGCGACCGCGGCGGCGATCTCGTCGGCCAAGGTGTTCTCCACCAGGGTCGTGATCGAGACCACGAGCAAGGTGTTCGAGCTGTGCGGCGCCCGCGCCACCGCGTCCGGCTACGGCTTCGACCGGTTCTGGCGCAACGCCCGCACGCTGACCCTGCACGACCCGGTGAGCTACAAGGCCCGCGAGGTGGGGGAGTACTTCCTCACCGGCGGGCGGGCCCCCTACACCGGGTACAGCTGATGGAGCCGGTGCTCGCGAACAGCGTGCGCCTGGCCGAGGACGGGGTGTGGATCCTCGACCGCCGGAACTTCCCGTTCGAGCGGACCTGGGTGCGCTGCGCGACGGTCGCCGACGTCGCCAAGGCCGTCGAGGACATGGTCACCCAGTCGTCCGGCCCGTACTTCGCGGTGCTGTGGGGCATGGTCCTCGCCGCCCGCGAGGCGTCGGGCCTGGCCGCGGCGGACGCCCGCGCCCACGTCGGCCGGGCCGGTGAGCTGCTGGAGGCCACCCGGCGGACGAACAACCACCTGCGCAAGGCCGTCGCGGCGGTGCTGGCCGCCGTCGACGCCGCCGGTCCGGTCGCGGGCGCTGACCTGGAGGCCGCCGCGCTGGCCGGGGCCGTCGCGGGCGACGAGCGCTACCGGTCGCGCAGCCGGGCGCTCGGCACGGCCACCGCGGCGCTCCTGCCCGTCGACGGCTGCGTGCTCACGCACTGCTGGGCCGACCTGTACCTGATCGAGACCGTGGCCGCGGCCCAGCGCGACGGCAAGCGCTTGCGGTTCATCTGCACGGAGACCCGCCCGTACCTCCAGGGCGCCCGGCTCACCGCCGAGACGTTGGCGGAGATGGGCGTGGACACCACCCTGATCACCGACGGGATGGGTGCCGCGGTGCTCAGTTCCGGTGACGTGGACGCGCTGGTGACGGCGGGCGACCGGGTGACGATGGACGGGCACGTGGTCAACAAGGTCGGCACACTGGGGCTGGCGGTGGCGGCCCGCGCGTTCGACGTCCCGTTCCACGCGCTGGTGCAGGCGCCGGACCGGCTGGCGCCGACCGCGGCCGACGTGCCGATCGAGTACCGCTCCGGCGAGGAGGTGCTGAGCACCCTGGGCAGGCGCACCGCGAGCGAGCGGGTGCGCGGCCTCTACCCGGCTTTCGACGTGACGCCGCCGAGGTTCGTCACGTCCGTGGTGACCGACCGGGGCGTGTTCGCGCCGGACCGGCTGGCCGACTACTACCGAGGAGAACAGCAGTGAGCAGCCCGACGTGGGTCGTCCTCGACATCGAGGGCACCCTCAGCTCGACCCACCAGGTGCTGGTCGTCCTGTACGACTACGCCCGCCCGCGCCTGGGCCCGTGGATCGACGCCCACCCCGACGACCCGGCCGTCGTCGAGGCCGTGGCGGGGATCCGCGAACTCGCCGACCTGCCCGCGTCCGCAGGCACGCCCGAGTTGGTCGCCGCGCTGCACGACTGGATGGACCGCGACCAGAAGGTCGGCCCCCTGAAAGCGTTGCAGGGCCTCATCTGGCAGCAGGGCTACAGCGGCGGCGACCTCGTCGCCGAACTGTTCCCCGACGTCGTCCCGGCCCTGAAGTCCTGGCACGAAGCCGGAATGCGCCTCGCCGTCTTCTCCTCCGGCTCGGTCGCGGGCCAGGTGGCGTTCTTCGGCCACACGACCGAGGGCGACCTGACGCCGTTGTTCGAGCACCACTTCGACACGGTCAACGCGGGCCCGAAGCGCGAAGAGGCCTCGTACAAGGCCATCGCCGCCGTGCTCGACGCCCCTGCGGACGGGATCGTCTTCTACTCCGACGTCCCCGCGGAACTGCACGCCGCCGCGTCCGCGGGCTGGGGAACCGTTGGCGTGGCCCGGATCGGTGAGCCCTACGGCGACGCCGACTTCGGTCCACACCGGACGGTGCGGTCCCTGTGACGGACGTCGAGGAGGCCGGGCGCGCCCTCGCCGCCGAGTGCGCCCGCTACACCGCGATGGGCTGGATGCGCGGCACGTCCGGCAACCTGTCCGTCGTGCTCGACCGCGACCCGCTGCGCCTTGCGGTCACCGTCAGCGGCCGCGACAAGGGCGAACTGACCGCGTCCGACGTCGTGGTCGTCGACGCCGACGGCACCACCACCGACCCCGTCCGCGTCCCCTCGGCCGAAGCCGGCCTGCACGGCCGCATCGCCGCCGTCTCCGGCGCAGGCGCGATCGTCCACGTCCACGCCATGGCCCCCGTCGTGGCGGCCGAGCACTGGCCCGGCGGCGTGCACCTGCGCGACCTGGAGATGCTCAAGGGCTTCGGCCGCGCCGCCCACGACGACACCGTCACGATCCCCGTCGTCCCGAACTCGCAGGACATGCGCGCGCTCGGCGACGCCTTCGAATCCGGCCACCGACCCGACACACCCGCCTTGATCGTGGCCCGCCACGGGGTGTACGTCTGGGGGGACGACCTGCACCAGGCCCGGCACCGCCTCGAGTGCCTCGACTGGCTGCTCCGCTTCACCGTCGAGACAAGGGGAACCCGATGACCCTGCTGACCGTGTGGCCCGACTCCGACCAGGCCACCGTGCTGCTGCGCACC
This window contains:
- the mtnB gene encoding methylthioribulose 1-phosphate dehydratase, which codes for MTDVEEAGRALAAECARYTAMGWMRGTSGNLSVVLDRDPLRLAVTVSGRDKGELTASDVVVVDADGTTTDPVRVPSAEAGLHGRIAAVSGAGAIVHVHAMAPVVAAEHWPGGVHLRDLEMLKGFGRAAHDDTVTIPVVPNSQDMRALGDAFESGHRPDTPALIVARHGVYVWGDDLHQARHRLECLDWLLRFTVETRGTR
- a CDS encoding s-methyl-5-thioribose-1-phosphate isomerase, producing MEPVLANSVRLAEDGVWILDRRNFPFERTWVRCATVADVAKAVEDMVTQSSGPYFAVLWGMVLAAREASGLAAADARAHVGRAGELLEATRRTNNHLRKAVAAVLAAVDAAGPVAGADLEAAALAGAVAGDERYRSRSRALGTATAALLPVDGCVLTHCWADLYLIETVAAAQRDGKRLRFICTETRPYLQGARLTAETLAEMGVDTTLITDGMGAAVLSSGDVDALVTAGDRVTMDGHVVNKVGTLGLAVAARAFDVPFHALVQAPDRLAPTAADVPIEYRSGEEVLSTLGRRTASERVRGLYPAFDVTPPRFVTSVVTDRGVFAPDRLADYYRGEQQ
- a CDS encoding acyl-CoA dehydrogenase family protein; the encoded protein is MTFTEGRQKWLTVAEELATALRVDAAERDRLGEPPVRELELLRQSGLLTITDWSTQQAVTRVVGAADANIGHLLGYHYLQIWRTGLFDKPFEPGENQFWAGVSNPLDAALSLTPTEDGFVVDGRKTFATGAALADRLVVSATRTDTGEKLTFLVDGGTPGISPSGDWNNMGQRLTASGGVVFEQVPVSAADVLGRQPDDETSPRLSLAALGFQLVLSQLHVAIAEGALAEAARYTRSTTRPWFLSGVDSATDDPYVLGAYGELVAQVEAAGLLADHASDALFAASEQGATLTVEQRAATAAAISSAKVFSTRVVIETTSKVFELCGARATASGYGFDRFWRNARTLTLHDPVSYKAREVGEYFLTGGRAPYTGYS
- a CDS encoding helix-turn-helix transcriptional regulator; its protein translation is MPHDRPSPALAHRLRALRAESWPGVAITQKQLATAFGASSPLLSSWEAGKVPPPARLAAYATFFATRRSIEAEPYRVPDPSELTAEENAVREHLIGELAELADSGTPGRGFWYFPDRYDITIVVAQLTEEQMPLTPYTDPASPDHVELYTYADLDSLIELHGHIRSVNPDSQVHFRTATSLSPDDYTTHLVLLGGVDWNVVTTDVVDRVDLPVNQAERPDVSDAGGFEVIEDGRSRVVEPLVVRGKLIQDVAQFYRGVNPYNRKRTVTICNGQYGRGTLGAVRALTDSKFRDRNEAYLRSRFAGHDAYSVITRVTIVNGQVVTPDWTSPENVLFEWPEGQG
- the mtnC gene encoding acireductone synthase — protein: MSSPTWVVLDIEGTLSSTHQVLVVLYDYARPRLGPWIDAHPDDPAVVEAVAGIRELADLPASAGTPELVAALHDWMDRDQKVGPLKALQGLIWQQGYSGGDLVAELFPDVVPALKSWHEAGMRLAVFSSGSVAGQVAFFGHTTEGDLTPLFEHHFDTVNAGPKREEASYKAIAAVLDAPADGIVFYSDVPAELHAAASAGWGTVGVARIGEPYGDADFGPHRTVRSL